The following nucleotide sequence is from Salvia miltiorrhiza cultivar Shanhuang (shh) chromosome 7, IMPLAD_Smil_shh, whole genome shotgun sequence.
TTGTTGTTGCAGTATCTCATAACCAATTTTAGTGACTTTCAACTGGCATGCCTTGGAAGTTTCTTTCTTCACGAGAGTGTATTCTTTTTGTCGGGACTTCCATTTATATTCCTGGAAAGGGCAGGATGGCTGAACCAGTACAAAATTCAGGTTTAATATAgtgatttcaaatttgaaagTTGTTTTGTGACATTGATTCTCTCAATCACGTTCCATGATAAAAACTCATTTAAAATAACTTTATGCCTGTAATTCTTAGAACAAATTCGAGTTTGCCTAGCTTTTAATACGAGCAGTGCTGCAAATAAGGAGACAAGGAATGAACTGAAAAATATCTCAATCACTCACCTTAGTGTTTTCTGTGAGCATTTTGCTACTTTGTGTCTTGTTTTTACTCCTTAAGAACTGGTGTCTTGTTTTTACTCCTTAAGAACTGGGAATTTCGGAGTAAACATCTTTCACAAGAACATTTAAATATTCTCTGCTCACTCAAAAGGCATGGGTGGAAAAAAATTTAGGTTTTGACTttcagttttaataaaaagctTCCCATTTAGAGGCTATGAGATTGATATATTTCTATCAGATTTCAAATCCTCCAACTATCTCAGTTTTGCTTATCCAATGaccaaataaattatttttcactattctttgATTATTGAAACTTTATGATATGTACTTCTTTTGCGATCTAGTTGCTGCCATGTTCACTGTAAAAGTTTCAGAAATTTTCTGGTGAGAGGACAAGCAGAAACACTAATAACCTTAGCAAATAGTTGGTAATTTCATATGGTTGATCCCAACTATTAGTTATTGGTGGTCCTTTTTCGTAGTCATTCGTAatagttttctttttctaattaCTTCCATTCAAAACCAATTTACTTTCCCTAACTTAGCACAAAAATCAAATTGAAGAGCAAAGAGCTAAACATTGTAATATTGttgaggaaaaagaaaggaatgGATGAGGGGAAGGGGTGATGCAGATTTGTAATTAGACATACTTGTCGAGCATCGAAAATTTGCTTCCTGTTTCCACCTTTTTGCTCGTCTTACATTATCACATGGAATATGTGATCATTATTATGTGATGCTTCCTCTGTTCGTGCAGACTAAAAACAACACAGTTGATGCTCAAGAGAAATGCATCACTAGGCTATTGCTCTATCATTTTTGTGTCAATCTACCTGTTATGATCTTGTCATATCCCGTCTTCAGATTCATGGGCATGCGGAGTACCCTTCCGTTGCCATCCTGGTATACTCAGGTTCCTTATACTCTAGTGCTTGTGGACAGTCTTTACTTAATATGATAATCTTGCTCTGAAATAGTTTCAGACTTTAGCATGAATTGAACCTCTGGCAAACAACAATTTGTTTCTCTTCCAGATGCTATTCTTTTTGCCCGATTCCCTGTTCACTGATTTCTTGATAACGAAATGATTAATGGTTGGTGCCCCTGTATTGTCGGTTCTTTCAGAAGTTATACTGATATAAAACGGAAAAGCATAGTGTAATCTAATTTTGCTGCCTGTTTGTAATTCAGAATATTGAATAATTTGGATTGAATTCCACTCACGCATAGAGTTGTACATCATGGAAGGTTTAAATGCAGGAAGAATTAGAATGGGGTTCAGTTTATAATGTATGAGGTTGAGGGATGTTTTGAggggtggttttttttttttttttaaggaatgTTTTTTAACTTCCTGTTTCACACAGATTAAGATAGGTTGCCTTTGTTTGCTGTTTACTCATATTGCATGCTTCTCCAGGAAAGTAATATCAACTCAGATTCTATTCTACTTCATCCTGGAGGATTTCGTGTTCTACTGGGGTCACAGGATTTTGCATACAAAATGGCTTTACAAGCATGTCCACAGTGTCCATCATGAGTGAGTTAACATATGATTATGCTCTAATAACTAAATTCATTCCACTGGCTGTAAGAAGTCAGAAGTGTCACATTTTTATGCCAAAAGCATTTTATCAATATGCTCAATGCCTATGCAGATACGCAACACCATTTGGATTGACTTCTGAATATGCTCACCCTGCTGAGATTTTGTTTCTTGGATTTGCTACAATACTTGGTCCTGCAATCACAGGTCCCCATTTAGTAACACTCTGGTTATGGATGGTTCTTAGAGTGCTTGAAACCGTTGAGGCACATTGTGGATACCATTTCCCGTGGAGCCTCTCAAACTATTTGCCTTTATATGGAGGGTTCGTACACTTGTATCTTTTCTCTTTTGAGTACTATGAGATTCTTCGTTTTTCCTGTGTTTAAATTGTTTCAAGTTCATAATTCCCTTTCTCGGTTCCAGTGCTGATTTTCATGACTATCATCACCGACTGCTGTACACCAAGAGCGGCAACTATTCATCAACTTTTGTCTACATGGACTGGTGAGGTTTTTAATTCTCTGCTTTCTTATGTTCACTTTTTATATACTATCttgtactttttttttgagGCAGTACTATCTTGTAATACTTGGTATGACATTTGTCAAACTTGTTAggaaattgaaaattttctacCATCATTTTCATATTGCCTTACTATATAACAAATCAAAGTATTATGGCTTCTAACATATAACTTTGCAGGATATTCGGCACTGACACAGGTTATAGAAAACTGAAGGCGCTGAAAAGTGAAGGAGAAGAGATGGCTATGAAGGACATGTAAAATCGACGATGATTCTTTGTCGGATGCATCATAACATGATAGAGTACAGTCTTGGAGCATCATCTTCAATTGTGGGATATGGTTCCAGATCATCTTGGTTGCAGAttgaatttagttttttttctcGTGGCTTTTTGATCAACAATTTGTGCTGTGGAATTAGGTTGTGGCTTGTTATGGATTTTGTGTCCTGCATAAAACCCACACGAATGGAATTCCACCTTTATTCTGAACCATTTATTGGACCATTTTGACTgaatattcaattcaattcaTGTAAATTGTGAATCTTATAAAGGCCAGGATGTTAGAATCTCCAGGATCAAATTGCACATCACTCAGTTTCTAGAAATTTTACATGTACTTTGGATAAAAGCCATTTACAGACATCCCACCATCAACACAGATTATCTGGCCAGTGATAAACGACGACGCAGGTAGACAAAGGAAAGCCACCGCCGATGACACCTCCGTTGGATCTCCAAGCCTCCGCATTGGAGTTCTGTGGTACACTTCTTCCAAGTATTCTTTGTTGCCCAGAACCTAGAGCACGAGAGTGGGATCATAAAGACAACGAaaaactgatactgaaaaaccGGAAGACAAggaaacatgaaacaaaaccTACTTGCTCCACCATGGATGTCCGAATGTACCATGGCGCAACAGCATTCACTCTAATGCTGTCCCTCGCCCACTCGCATGCCAGATTCTTCGTGAGCTGGTTGATTGCACCTAGAGACGATGACATACTGCTCGTTAGGTAAGTACTTATAACTCCAGCACGAAGTTTTGAGATGAGCCAGTATTACCTTTGGATGCCCCATGGACAGACATATTCTTCAATGATACAAAACCAGAGACTGAAGAGGTGAACACGACGGTTCCTGCACCCGAGGCTTTCAGTAGAGGATAAGCAAGTTGGCACATGTGGAAAGCAGATCCAAAATTCGTTCCCATAACCAATGAGAATTCTTCGGATGTGAAATCAACCATAGGTTTCCGGATGTTTGTTCCAACATTGTTTATCTACTGAAGCCAGATACATAAAAGCAAAATAAGGCTTATGCAGAAACTGATTCACCACAAAGCTACATGATACTTGAGAAATGTCATGTTCTCAAATGATTTTCGCATAAAAGATACACAAGAAGATGATAACTCGAGTGAACTAGATGATTAACTTACAAGAAT
It contains:
- the LOC130991982 gene encoding methylsterol monooxygenase 2-2-like yields the protein MASVVDSAWTYLITNFSDFQLACLGSFFLHESVFFLSGLPFIFLERAGWLNQYKIQTKNNTVDAQEKCITRLLLYHFCVNLPVMILSYPVFRFMGMRSTLPLPSWKVISTQILFYFILEDFVFYWGHRILHTKWLYKHVHSVHHEYATPFGLTSEYAHPAEILFLGFATILGPAITGPHLVTLWLWMVLRVLETVEAHCGYHFPWSLSNYLPLYGGADFHDYHHRLLYTKSGNYSSTFVYMDWIFGTDTGYRKLKALKSEGEEMAMKDM
- the LOC130991981 gene encoding tropinone reductase homolog At5g06060-like isoform X1, whose product is MPPAIYSGAAASLKLYSTKSMPSADSSHVNCRLSRFTTAASAAKPSRWSLHGSTALVTGGTRGIGHAIVEELASLGATVHTCARNEDELERSLRDWEEQGLGVTGSVCNVSSEPDRERLLDNVNSVFNGKLNILINNVGTNIRKPMVDFTSEEFSLVMGTNFGSAFHMCQLAYPLLKASGAGTVVFTSSVSGFVSLKNMSVHGASKGAINQLTKNLACEWARDSIRVNAVAPWYIRTSMVEQVLGNKEYLEEVYHRTPMRRLGDPTEVSSAVAFLCLPASSFITGQIICVDGGMSVNGFYPKYM
- the LOC130991981 gene encoding tropinone reductase homolog At2g29260, chloroplastic-like isoform X2 gives rise to the protein MAPPPSLLVAPGESGMARHAIVEELASLGATVHTCARNEDELERSLRDWEEQGLGVTGSVCNVSSEPDRERLLDNVNSVFNGKLNILINNVGTNIRKPMVDFTSEEFSLVMGTNFGSAFHMCQLAYPLLKASGAGTVVFTSSVSGFVSLKNMSVHGASKGAINQLTKNLACEWARDSIRVNAVAPWYIRTSMVEQVLGNKEYLEEVYHRTPMRRLGDPTEVSSAVAFLCLPASSFITGQIICVDGGMSVNGFYPKYM